Proteins encoded in a region of the Paenibacillus pedocola genome:
- a CDS encoding alpha-amylase, translating to MKRNHTMMQFFEWHVAADGQHWKRLAEMAPELKASFIDSVWVPPVTKAITPEDTGYGVYDLYDLGEFDQKGAVRTKYGTKQELVEAIAECLKNGIAVYVDLVMNHKAGADETEVFEVIEVDPNDRNKEISAPFEIEGWTKFTFPGRGDEYSSFKWDHTHFNGTDFDAKEGRTGVFRINGENKAWNQNVDDEFGNYDYLMFANIDYSHEDVKREMLEWGKWLVDTLQCSGYRLDAIKHINHEFIKEFALEMGKKRGEDFYIVGEFWNDNLEACREFLNTVDYQIDLFDVSLHYKLYSAALGGRDFDLTHIFDDTLVQTHPANAVTFVDNHDSQPHEALESWVGDWFKQSAYALILLRRDGYPVVFYGDYYGIGGPVPVDGKKAAIDPLLYTRYHKAYGEQDDYFDHPNTIGWVRRGVEELPGSGCAVIISNGDNGEKRMFVGEERAGEVWEDFTHNREDQVTIGGDGWAVFPVNGGSVSVWALPDEENTDREEAPASGEDAS from the coding sequence ATGAAGAGAAATCATACGATGATGCAGTTTTTTGAATGGCATGTTGCGGCAGACGGGCAGCACTGGAAGAGGCTGGCGGAGATGGCGCCGGAGCTGAAGGCCAGCTTTATTGACTCCGTCTGGGTTCCGCCTGTAACGAAGGCCATTACGCCGGAAGACACAGGTTATGGGGTGTATGATTTGTATGACCTCGGTGAGTTTGATCAAAAAGGAGCGGTCCGCACGAAATACGGCACCAAGCAAGAGCTGGTCGAAGCCATTGCCGAGTGCTTGAAGAACGGCATTGCCGTATATGTCGATCTCGTGATGAATCATAAAGCAGGCGCGGACGAGACGGAGGTCTTTGAGGTCATAGAGGTGGACCCGAACGACCGCAACAAGGAAATCTCAGCCCCCTTCGAGATTGAGGGCTGGACCAAGTTCACTTTTCCGGGGCGCGGTGACGAGTATTCCTCCTTCAAATGGGACCATACCCATTTCAACGGTACCGATTTCGATGCGAAGGAAGGCCGGACCGGAGTATTCCGGATCAACGGGGAGAACAAAGCCTGGAACCAGAACGTAGACGACGAGTTCGGCAACTATGATTACCTGATGTTCGCCAATATCGATTACAGCCACGAGGATGTCAAACGCGAGATGCTGGAATGGGGGAAATGGCTGGTCGATACGCTGCAGTGCAGCGGTTACCGGCTCGATGCCATCAAGCATATCAACCATGAGTTCATTAAGGAATTCGCCCTGGAAATGGGCAAGAAACGGGGAGAGGACTTCTACATCGTCGGCGAATTCTGGAACGACAATCTGGAAGCCTGCCGGGAGTTCCTGAATACGGTGGATTATCAGATCGACCTGTTCGATGTGTCGCTGCATTATAAGCTCTACTCAGCCGCGCTGGGCGGCAGGGATTTCGATCTGACGCATATTTTTGATGACACGCTTGTCCAGACTCACCCCGCTAATGCGGTAACCTTCGTAGATAACCATGATTCACAGCCCCACGAGGCGCTGGAGTCCTGGGTTGGCGACTGGTTTAAGCAGAGCGCCTACGCCCTGATCCTCCTGCGGCGGGACGGGTATCCGGTGGTCTTCTACGGTGATTATTACGGAATCGGCGGGCCGGTTCCGGTGGACGGCAAAAAAGCGGCCATCGATCCGCTGCTGTACACCCGCTATCACAAGGCCTACGGCGAACAGGATGATTATTTCGACCATCCCAACACGATCGGCTGGGTGCGGCGCGGCGTGGAGGAGCTTCCGGGCTCGGGCTGTGCGGTGATCATCTCCAATGGGGACAACGGCGAGAAACGGATGTTCGTGGGTGAAGAGCGTGCCGGGGAAGTCTGGGAGGATTTCACCCATAACCGCGAAGATCAGGTGACGATTGGCGGGGATGGCTGGGCTGTGTTTCCGGTGAACGGCGGCAGCGTATCCGTCTGGGCCCTGCCGGACGAAGAGAATACGGACCGGGAAGAGGCTCCCGCAAGCGGAGAGGACGCGTCATAA
- a CDS encoding histidine kinase N-terminal 7TM domain-containing diguanylate cyclase encodes MGSLISNYIVIVSISGVLSALLALFAYYKKTDFAGIKPFIYSSFFSAVYTFGFALELSGSTMEEIGFWIKVEYLGMPFIAPSSLIMIMYFVGLERLINKKLLTLLYSIPCISVLLVWTNESHHLFYQSMLFRENAPTPLVDVVMGPWYIVQGSMTFGCMLAGMCLILWQWNRMKRVYRRQMITIFIGQFLPALGAFLYLINQTPYGMDPVPIIMSVTSTLYIWAILSRGMLTAAPIARENLFESMRDGVLVTDRSDMLIDYNRAATEMLEGLDSSAIGHSLAKLFLPAGKEAVDYVMNADPLLREERELAWNIGGSTCYYQVRSSPVLKKDGSLAGRMIMLIDVTERTLLQEKLQQLATIDSLTGIYNRTYFMERSRTLLEEASMNQIPVSIILLDIDFFKNINDRYGHQYGDMALQHIVGVCRRHTREDDVFGRYGGEEFVMCLPDTSLQQAALLSEAIRNDIERSAFYTLSGPINVTASFGVAEAGRENISLEELLSEADHALYTSKRNGRNAVHMSSGAAITHFTPL; translated from the coding sequence ATGGGCTCTTTAATTTCGAATTATATTGTCATCGTTTCCATATCCGGTGTACTGAGCGCGCTCCTTGCCCTGTTTGCTTATTATAAGAAGACCGATTTCGCGGGAATCAAGCCGTTTATTTACAGCTCCTTCTTTTCAGCGGTCTATACGTTCGGCTTTGCACTGGAGCTGTCGGGCAGCACCATGGAGGAAATCGGGTTCTGGATCAAAGTAGAGTATCTGGGCATGCCCTTTATCGCGCCTTCCAGCCTGATTATGATTATGTACTTCGTGGGACTGGAGCGTCTGATTAATAAAAAGCTGCTGACTCTGCTGTATTCCATTCCCTGCATCTCTGTGCTGCTCGTATGGACCAATGAGTCTCATCATTTGTTCTACCAGTCGATGCTGTTCCGGGAAAATGCCCCCACTCCGCTGGTTGATGTTGTGATGGGCCCCTGGTATATCGTACAGGGCAGCATGACCTTCGGATGTATGCTGGCTGGTATGTGCCTGATTCTCTGGCAGTGGAACCGGATGAAGCGGGTCTACCGGAGGCAGATGATCACGATCTTTATCGGGCAATTCCTCCCGGCTCTGGGCGCATTCCTCTACCTGATAAACCAGACTCCCTACGGGATGGATCCGGTGCCGATTATTATGAGCGTAACCTCAACACTGTATATTTGGGCCATCCTCTCCAGAGGCATGCTGACTGCGGCTCCCATTGCCCGTGAGAATCTGTTCGAGAGCATGCGTGACGGGGTGCTGGTCACCGACCGCTCCGATATGCTGATCGACTACAACCGTGCTGCTACTGAAATGCTGGAGGGCCTGGACTCCTCGGCCATCGGGCATTCTTTGGCCAAGCTGTTTCTGCCTGCCGGCAAAGAAGCAGTGGATTATGTAATGAATGCGGACCCGCTGCTGAGGGAGGAGCGGGAGCTGGCCTGGAATATAGGCGGCAGCACTTGTTATTACCAGGTCCGCTCCTCTCCGGTACTGAAAAAGGATGGCAGTCTGGCCGGGCGGATGATTATGCTGATCGACGTGACCGAACGAACCCTGCTCCAAGAGAAGCTGCAGCAGCTTGCCACCATCGACAGCCTGACCGGCATCTATAACCGTACCTATTTCATGGAACGGAGCCGCACGCTGCTGGAAGAGGCCTCCATGAATCAGATCCCGGTTTCGATTATTTTGCTGGACATCGACTTTTTCAAAAATATCAATGACCGTTACGGTCATCAGTATGGTGACATGGCGCTCCAGCACATTGTGGGTGTATGCCGCAGACATACCCGTGAAGATGATGTGTTCGGTCGTTACGGAGGCGAGGAATTCGTGATGTGTCTGCCTGACACTTCACTCCAGCAAGCGGCTTTATTATCGGAGGCGATTCGTAATGATATTGAACGCAGCGCATTTTATACATTGTCAGGACCCATCAATGTAACGGCCAGCTTCGGGGTGGCCGAGGCCGGCCGGGAGAATATCTCCCTGGAAGAGCTGCTCTCCGAAGCCGATCATGCCCTGTACACTTCCAAGCGCAACGGCCGCAATGCTGTTCACATGTCCAGTGGGGCAGCTATTACCCATTTCACTCCGCTCTAG
- a CDS encoding MBL fold metallo-hydrolase, with amino-acid sequence MEHKFEQISPHILIMHAEHATDRPVLAAITGERRTLLMDAGASPAHAGLFREELERRGCRLPDMLVLTHWHWDHSFGTGAWGIPAIAHKETAEALAALSGRGWSDEAMAELVQAGTISEDSAQHIRLEYGDSREVTVREPDIVFTGRITIDLGGVTCVLTHVGGDHSSDSCVLYIEEDKVLFLGDALGPSVYGGPRKYSSTGFLRLLEMAYGFGAEWFVESHGIPMNEQDFRADLAPWERLARLVDVFGHNRERVLLEMKEYLKLEELPRDLLQGVEYFMAGPK; translated from the coding sequence ATGGAGCATAAATTCGAGCAGATTAGTCCGCATATTCTGATTATGCACGCGGAGCATGCAACCGACCGTCCGGTGCTGGCGGCAATTACGGGAGAGCGGCGGACGCTGTTGATGGATGCAGGCGCTTCGCCTGCCCATGCCGGGCTATTCCGCGAGGAGCTGGAGCGGCGCGGCTGCCGGCTGCCGGATATGCTGGTGCTGACGCACTGGCATTGGGATCACAGCTTCGGTACGGGTGCTTGGGGGATTCCGGCGATTGCCCATAAGGAAACCGCAGAAGCACTGGCTGCTCTGAGCGGGCGGGGGTGGTCGGATGAAGCAATGGCTGAGCTTGTGCAGGCGGGTACCATCAGTGAGGACAGTGCACAGCATATCCGTCTGGAATATGGTGATTCAAGGGAGGTTACCGTCAGGGAACCGGATATTGTGTTCACCGGAAGGATCACTATTGATCTCGGGGGAGTGACTTGTGTGCTGACCCATGTCGGCGGTGACCATTCGTCAGACTCCTGCGTGCTCTATATAGAGGAAGACAAGGTTCTGTTTCTGGGTGACGCACTGGGCCCGTCCGTTTATGGCGGCCCCCGGAAGTACAGCAGCACCGGATTCCTCAGGCTGCTCGAAATGGCATATGGATTCGGAGCGGAATGGTTTGTGGAGTCCCATGGTATTCCGATGAATGAACAGGATTTCCGCGCCGATCTGGCGCCATGGGAACGTCTGGCCCGGCTGGTGGATGTGTTCGGACACAATCGTGAACGGGTGCTGCTGGAGATGAAGGAATACCTGAAGCTTGAGGAGCTGCCCAGAGATTTGCTGCAGGGCGTAGAGTATTTCATGGCCGGACCGAAGTGA
- a CDS encoding DUF72 domain-containing protein, whose protein sequence is MIKIGLTGFGDHEELYGKIKPAERLPAYSAHFPIVEIDSSFYAVQPVKNYVKWVSQTPDEFKFIVKAYQGMTGHLRRKKNYYDTPGEMYEAFHTSIAPVKAAGKLAMALFQFPPWFDCTKENVEFLREAKERMLDVPAAVEFRNESWYSPEMRDKTLGFLTREGWIHTVADEPQAGSGSIPVVPVATTPDITYVRLHGRNTQGWNQSSHPDWRKLRYLYRYSTEELTEWRERLRELEKTCRELYVVFNNNSAGDATPNAKELQALLGIDGGLAPLQLDLFN, encoded by the coding sequence ATGATCAAGATCGGGCTAACCGGTTTCGGGGACCATGAAGAGCTTTACGGCAAAATCAAACCGGCCGAACGTCTGCCTGCATACAGCGCACATTTTCCCATCGTGGAAATCGACAGTTCCTTTTATGCTGTGCAGCCGGTCAAAAATTACGTGAAATGGGTCAGCCAGACCCCCGATGAATTCAAATTTATCGTTAAAGCCTACCAGGGGATGACCGGGCACCTGCGCAGAAAAAAGAATTATTACGATACGCCAGGAGAAATGTACGAGGCCTTCCACACCTCCATTGCCCCGGTAAAAGCAGCCGGGAAGCTGGCGATGGCTCTCTTCCAATTCCCTCCATGGTTCGATTGCACCAAGGAAAACGTGGAATTTCTCCGCGAGGCCAAGGAACGGATGCTGGATGTCCCGGCTGCAGTCGAGTTCCGCAATGAATCCTGGTACAGTCCGGAAATGCGCGATAAAACGCTGGGTTTTCTTACCCGGGAAGGCTGGATTCATACCGTAGCCGACGAGCCTCAGGCAGGATCGGGCTCCATTCCGGTTGTGCCAGTAGCGACTACACCGGATATTACCTATGTCCGTCTGCACGGCCGCAATACCCAAGGCTGGAATCAGAGCAGCCACCCCGACTGGCGTAAGCTGCGTTATTTGTACCGCTACAGCACAGAAGAACTGACAGAGTGGCGTGAACGGCTGCGGGAGCTGGAAAAAACATGCCGGGAGCTGTACGTGGTCTTCAATAATAATTCCGCCGGGGATGCCACACCCAATGCGAAAGAATTACAGGCATTACTGGGAATTGACGGCGGTCTGGCACCGCTTCAGTTAGACTTATTCAACTAG
- a CDS encoding biotin transporter BioY, with translation MKKWTTRGLIFSALFAGVMIALSFFKIYLPFSAVPITLQTLAVMLAGAILGARYGTLAVLIVIGLAAAGFPVLGGSGGMAVLVGPTAGYILSWPFAAFLIGLCAERTQQNKYTFPKLLTANFLFGALLVYPGGVWWLAHSTGMDSLTKALTAGMWPFIPGDLIKAVLCAGVVTAVRQVYPMERILNSDNGGWAEGEHPPLSR, from the coding sequence ATGAAAAAGTGGACGACTCGCGGCCTGATATTCAGCGCATTGTTTGCCGGAGTCATGATCGCACTCAGCTTTTTTAAAATTTACCTGCCTTTTTCGGCTGTGCCGATTACGCTGCAGACACTGGCTGTCATGCTGGCAGGCGCTATTCTTGGAGCACGCTACGGCACCTTGGCGGTGCTGATTGTCATTGGTCTGGCTGCCGCCGGATTCCCGGTGCTGGGCGGCAGCGGAGGGATGGCCGTGCTGGTCGGGCCGACAGCAGGCTATATTTTATCCTGGCCGTTTGCAGCTTTCCTGATTGGCCTGTGCGCCGAGCGCACACAGCAGAATAAATATACGTTTCCTAAGCTGCTTACCGCCAATTTCCTGTTTGGCGCGCTGCTTGTCTATCCCGGAGGGGTATGGTGGCTGGCGCATTCCACAGGCATGGATTCCCTCACCAAAGCATTAACTGCAGGCATGTGGCCGTTCATTCCAGGGGATCTGATCAAAGCCGTGTTATGCGCAGGTGTCGTAACCGCCGTCCGTCAGGTATATCCGATGGAACGTATTCTGAACAGTGATAACGGGGGATGGGCCGAAGGGGAGCATCCGCCGCTCAGCCGCTAA